Proteins from a genomic interval of Rhodothermales bacterium:
- the menC gene encoding o-succinylbenzoate synthase, with protein MIHADVIPYALPFVRPIRLGDVLLRARTGWLLRISDNKGNVGWGEASPLPGFSRETAEQAERDLMRVPPRIARGDFHPGLMDCSSVRFALELATADLAAHRKGLTLAKAFHPFAREKQSLNAVLLADEPVDEAHSAVRAGYRALKMKVGHRSVVEDSNRVRSVIEAVGDRASVRLDANRAWSDGDAERFWEMVHDLPIEYVEEPLSNPAGLRRLAIQGMPVAIDESVVGLDPNELRRMNWLKAAVLKPTIIGGIRKAKVYADRALKAGIKPVISSSMETGIGLRALAALAASIGNEDVPAGLDTGRLMMQDTTDPRFSGAPSLRTDQLNGYAVING; from the coding sequence ATGATTCATGCCGACGTCATCCCGTATGCGTTGCCGTTCGTCCGGCCGATTCGGTTGGGCGATGTGCTCTTGCGCGCTCGCACGGGTTGGCTGCTGAGAATCAGCGATAACAAGGGAAATGTGGGCTGGGGTGAGGCCTCGCCGCTGCCAGGATTCTCCCGCGAGACTGCCGAACAGGCGGAGCGGGACCTCATGCGAGTCCCCCCGCGCATCGCGCGCGGCGACTTCCATCCGGGTCTCATGGATTGCAGTTCGGTGCGATTTGCGCTGGAGCTGGCCACGGCAGATCTGGCGGCTCACAGGAAAGGTCTGACGCTGGCGAAGGCCTTTCATCCGTTCGCGCGCGAGAAGCAGAGCCTCAATGCGGTCCTGCTCGCGGACGAACCGGTGGATGAGGCGCATTCGGCAGTGCGTGCCGGGTATCGTGCGCTGAAAATGAAGGTGGGTCATCGGTCTGTGGTTGAGGATTCCAACCGTGTGCGTTCGGTCATCGAGGCGGTGGGAGACCGCGCGTCCGTGCGCCTCGACGCCAACAGGGCGTGGTCCGACGGCGATGCCGAGCGTTTCTGGGAGATGGTGCATGACCTGCCCATCGAGTACGTGGAAGAGCCGCTGAGCAATCCTGCCGGGCTTCGGAGACTCGCCATTCAGGGCATGCCGGTTGCCATCGACGAGTCCGTGGTCGGACTGGACCCCAACGAGCTCCGGCGCATGAACTGGCTCAAGGCGGCCGTGCTCAAACCGACGATTATCGGTGGCATCCGCAAGGCGAAGGTGTACGCCGACCGCGCTCTGAAGGCAGGCATCAAACCCGTGATCAGTTCCAGTATGGAAACGGGGATCGGACTGCGTGCCCTGGCGGCGCTGGCCGCTTCCATCGGCAACGAGGACGTGCCGGCCGGGCTGGACACCGGACGTCTGATGATGCAGGACACTACGGATCCCCGCTTCAGCGGGGCACCCTCGCTGCGCACGGATCAACTGAACGGATACGCCGTCATCAATGGGTGA
- a CDS encoding AMP-binding protein gives MNPVLNLLNDAASRFGTAPLLKDGPSFAQAAEAVRDGPDSVEAGHRVGLLAPEDAAGILRMLTLLRDGCTVVLLGRREPPGRLAALEQRWGLGTRRSTGPRIVVLTSGTTGEPKGVVHTLGSLMASARGAAGFLEFGPGSHWPVTLPTHHVGGLAVLFRCLAAGGSMSFPADPRALEPIAREATHVSLVSTQLRRLLDGWVGPPPPALKRILLGGSAIPRDLCRRASQAGWSIVLSYGMSEMGSLVTAGEVGACLGSGRVLPGRRLRLDGTGEIHVGGDALFEGYLDGAPAGEWHPTGDLGVLENGALLVTGRRDNMFISGGENIQPERIEAVLLQADGVRNAIVVPVESREFGFRPVAFVEGETAGIEAAFAASLPRFMHPVAVLQWPLEDEGMKPSRVRLATTAQERLGTLA, from the coding sequence TTGAATCCGGTCCTGAATCTTCTGAATGACGCCGCTTCCCGGTTTGGGACGGCACCGCTGTTGAAAGACGGCCCGAGTTTCGCGCAGGCAGCTGAGGCCGTACGCGACGGGCCGGATTCCGTGGAAGCAGGACACCGTGTCGGCCTGCTCGCCCCGGAGGATGCCGCCGGCATCCTCCGCATGCTCACACTCCTCCGGGACGGCTGCACCGTGGTGCTGCTCGGGCGCCGCGAGCCGCCGGGGCGGCTCGCGGCACTCGAGCAGCGCTGGGGGCTTGGCACGCGCCGGAGCACAGGACCACGGATCGTGGTCCTGACCTCCGGCACCACCGGCGAGCCGAAAGGCGTGGTGCACACGCTGGGTTCGCTTATGGCCAGCGCCAGGGGTGCGGCAGGCTTCCTGGAGTTCGGTCCAGGCAGCCACTGGCCCGTCACGCTGCCGACGCACCACGTTGGAGGCCTTGCCGTGCTCTTCCGCTGCCTCGCGGCGGGGGGCTCGATGTCGTTTCCGGCCGATCCGCGAGCCCTGGAGCCCATCGCCCGGGAAGCCACGCATGTATCCCTGGTCAGCACGCAGCTGCGCAGGCTGCTGGACGGGTGGGTTGGTCCACCACCTCCCGCGCTCAAACGGATACTTCTCGGGGGAAGCGCCATCCCTCGAGATCTGTGCCGTCGCGCTTCCCAGGCCGGGTGGTCGATAGTGCTCAGCTACGGGATGAGTGAGATGGGCAGTCTGGTTACTGCGGGAGAGGTCGGGGCATGTCTGGGGTCCGGCCGCGTACTGCCGGGACGCCGGCTACGGCTGGATGGCACCGGCGAAATCCATGTGGGTGGAGACGCCCTGTTTGAAGGCTATCTCGACGGCGCGCCGGCAGGGGAGTGGCACCCCACAGGAGACCTGGGCGTGTTGGAGAACGGCGCTCTCCTCGTCACAGGGCGCCGCGACAACATGTTCATTTCAGGCGGCGAAAACATCCAGCCTGAGCGCATCGAAGCCGTGTTGCTGCAGGCAGACGGTGTGCGAAACGCCATCGTCGTTCCGGTCGAAAGCCGCGAATTCGGCTTTCGCCCCGTGGCATTCGTCGAGGGCGAGACGGCGGGGATCGAAGCGGCATTCGCCGCATCGCTCCCCCGGTTCATGCACCCCGTCGCCGTGCTGCAATGGCCCCTCGAGGACGAGGGCATGAAGCCCTCCAGGGTGCGACTGGCGACAACGGCGCAGGAGCGGCTGGGCACGCTCGCTTAA
- a CDS encoding GNAT family N-acetyltransferase, which yields MSPPQEQGLAGPRLRFDRLRLENIYTHFKWNNDPELNRLDSEVPFVEESFGAFKKRFERMISRPNPACRDFEIHDEDGTCIGVAFLNGISGHHLHCSIGVTIGERDYWHKGYGREAMTILLRYCFESLGMHRVTADVFEYNQAWKRLVEGMGFVAEGTDREYLFWDGKFYDRIRYGMLAAEYQSKGRPGRQRQGGSVRPATGEAA from the coding sequence ATGAGCCCTCCCCAGGAACAAGGTCTGGCCGGTCCACGCCTTCGCTTCGATCGCCTACGCCTGGAGAATATCTACACGCACTTCAAGTGGAATAACGATCCGGAACTGAACCGGCTCGATTCCGAGGTGCCGTTTGTGGAAGAGTCCTTCGGGGCCTTCAAAAAGCGCTTCGAGCGCATGATCAGCAGACCGAATCCTGCCTGCCGGGATTTCGAGATCCACGATGAGGACGGCACCTGCATCGGTGTGGCGTTTCTGAACGGGATCAGCGGACATCATCTGCATTGCTCGATCGGCGTGACCATCGGAGAGCGCGACTACTGGCACAAGGGGTATGGTCGCGAGGCCATGACGATTCTTCTGCGCTACTGCTTCGAGTCACTCGGCATGCACCGCGTGACGGCCGACGTCTTCGAATACAACCAGGCGTGGAAGCGCCTTGTGGAAGGCATGGGTTTCGTGGCCGAGGGCACCGACCGGGAGTATCTCTTCTGGGACGGCAAGTTCTACGATCGCATTCGCTACGGAATGCTGGCTGCCGAGTATCAGAGCAAGGGGCGGCCAGGACGCCAGCGGCAAGGCGGCTCCGTGCGACCGGCTACCGGCGAGGCAGCCTGA
- a CDS encoding acyl-CoA desaturase codes for MAQTIKIRFSNKDARAFVSDVRGRVAAYFKETGRSRKADWRMVLKTFVILGGTAGSYALILSGWLTLGQMWVMTFVLGMGMAGIGFSVAHDALHGAYSSKNWVNAMLGFSFDMMGANGYMWKITHNVIHHTYTNIHDVDEDLTVSPLIRLSPDARHYWFHRYQHLYGFLAYGLATVNWLFAKDFQQFMKSDIGPYVDKKHPVREIAILVLMKAATIAWMIVIPLLVLDITWWQFLIGFLTAHMTAGIILGVIFQLAHVVEGPEFPLPDDGGNMEYAWLVHEMRTTANFAGRNKLLSWYIGGLNYQIEHHLFPQTCSVHYPAIAPIVQAAAAEHGVPYHYNETLSRAIASHYRMLKKLGPEAGGREVLVTA; via the coding sequence GTGGCCCAGACCATAAAGATCCGATTTTCCAACAAGGATGCGAGAGCATTCGTATCGGACGTGCGCGGCCGCGTGGCTGCGTATTTCAAGGAAACCGGGCGGTCGCGCAAGGCGGACTGGCGCATGGTGCTGAAGACCTTCGTCATTCTTGGCGGTACCGCCGGCTCCTACGCGCTGATTCTGAGCGGATGGTTAACGCTGGGCCAGATGTGGGTGATGACCTTCGTGCTCGGCATGGGCATGGCCGGCATCGGGTTTTCCGTTGCCCACGATGCGCTGCACGGCGCGTACTCGAGCAAGAACTGGGTCAACGCGATGCTCGGCTTCTCCTTCGACATGATGGGGGCCAACGGGTACATGTGGAAAATCACGCACAACGTGATCCACCACACGTACACGAACATCCATGACGTGGACGAGGACCTGACAGTCTCCCCGCTCATCCGGCTGTCACCGGATGCGCGGCACTACTGGTTCCATCGATACCAGCACCTGTACGGATTCCTGGCATACGGCCTTGCTACAGTCAATTGGCTGTTTGCGAAGGATTTCCAGCAGTTCATGAAGTCGGACATCGGGCCGTATGTGGACAAGAAGCATCCCGTGCGGGAGATCGCCATTCTTGTGCTCATGAAGGCCGCGACGATTGCCTGGATGATCGTCATTCCACTGCTGGTGCTCGATATCACCTGGTGGCAGTTCCTGATCGGGTTCCTGACCGCCCACATGACGGCGGGCATCATCCTGGGCGTGATTTTCCAGCTCGCGCACGTGGTCGAAGGTCCGGAATTCCCGCTGCCCGACGACGGCGGCAACATGGAGTATGCCTGGCTGGTGCACGAGATGCGGACCACGGCGAACTTCGCCGGTCGCAACAAGCTGCTGTCCTGGTATATCGGTGGACTCAACTACCAGATTGAGCACCACCTATTCCCGCAGACCTGCAGTGTGCACTACCCGGCCATCGCGCCGATTGTGCAGGCAGCAGCCGCGGAGCATGGCGTCCCGTACCATTACAATGAGACGCTGTCGCGGGCCATCGCATCCCACTACAGGATGCTCAAGAAGCTGGGTCCGGAGGCTGGTGGCAGAGAGGTGCTGGTGACGGCCTGA
- the mscL gene encoding large conductance mechanosensitive channel protein MscL yields the protein MLNEFKKFAVKGNMVDMAVGIIIGAAFGTVVKSVVDDILMPLVSMITGAPDFSNLFVVLRAPAEAAAVNMESIEAVREAGGVALGYGLFINAAIAFLIVALVLFFIVKGINELKEKEEEAPAAPPAPPEPTAEEKLLGEIRDLLRAQAAS from the coding sequence ATGCTCAACGAGTTCAAGAAATTTGCCGTCAAAGGCAACATGGTCGACATGGCCGTCGGCATCATCATCGGGGCTGCCTTCGGCACCGTGGTGAAGTCGGTCGTCGACGACATCCTCATGCCGCTGGTGTCCATGATCACCGGCGCCCCTGACTTCTCCAACCTGTTTGTGGTGCTCAGGGCGCCCGCCGAAGCCGCGGCCGTCAACATGGAGTCCATTGAAGCGGTGCGCGAGGCCGGAGGTGTCGCGCTCGGCTATGGCCTGTTCATCAACGCGGCCATTGCCTTCCTGATCGTCGCGCTGGTGCTGTTCTTCATCGTCAAAGGCATCAACGAATTGAAGGAAAAGGAGGAAGAGGCCCCCGCGGCACCTCCGGCTCCCCCGGAACCGACGGCAGAAGAGAAACTGCTTGGCGAAATCAGGGATCTCCTTCGCGCACAGGCCGCATCCTGA
- a CDS encoding alpha/beta fold hydrolase: MQLHLREYGSGPPMTILHGFLGAGGNWHTLSRSVFGEHFRVLVPDLRNHGQSPHDSRMDYEAMAEDILAMWDEHGVEQGLLMGHSMGGKLAMQVALTAPERVSKLVVVDIAPRTYPPGHLVILEALRRADPASRGGRDEVDAVLAETIPDLGVRQFLLKNLRRTEAGFDWLPNLDVLESSYDQLIGGLHVFATYEGPTLVVRGERSDYVQDDDMDVLRAYCPQAELVTIADAGHWVHAEQPEAFSDAVMGFVLE, from the coding sequence ATGCAGCTTCACCTTCGCGAATACGGCTCAGGGCCTCCGATGACCATCCTACATGGATTTTTGGGAGCAGGGGGCAACTGGCACACCCTGTCCCGTTCGGTGTTTGGCGAGCACTTCCGGGTGCTCGTGCCCGATTTGCGCAATCATGGCCAGAGTCCGCACGACTCCCGCATGGACTACGAGGCCATGGCCGAGGACATTCTGGCGATGTGGGATGAGCATGGCGTGGAGCAGGGCCTGCTCATGGGGCACTCGATGGGCGGAAAACTGGCCATGCAGGTCGCACTGACGGCGCCGGAACGCGTATCGAAGCTCGTCGTGGTGGACATTGCGCCGAGGACATATCCGCCTGGACATCTCGTCATTCTGGAGGCCCTGCGCAGGGCCGATCCGGCGAGCAGGGGCGGCCGGGACGAAGTGGACGCCGTACTTGCCGAGACCATACCCGACCTGGGCGTTCGTCAGTTCCTGCTGAAGAACCTGCGGCGAACGGAGGCAGGGTTTGACTGGCTGCCAAATCTCGACGTGCTCGAATCTTCGTACGACCAACTGATCGGTGGCCTGCATGTATTCGCCACCTACGAAGGGCCGACGCTTGTAGTCCGGGGTGAGAGGTCCGACTACGTGCAGGACGACGACATGGACGTACTCCGCGCGTACTGCCCCCAGGCGGAGCTGGTAACCATCGCCGATGCGGGGCACTGGGTGCACGCGGAGCAGCCCGAGGCGTTTTCGGATGCCGTGATGGGGTTCGTGCTGGAGTAG
- the metH gene encoding methionine synthase has protein sequence MLNKQLEAALKRRILVMDGAMGTMIQRYSLSEEDFRGTLLADHHKPLKGNNDLLALTRPDVLREIHDAYLEAGADIIETNTFSGTTIAQADYACEPHVRAINVESARIACEAAAAFSTPEKPRFVAGALGPTNVSLSLSPDVNDPGYRAATFSRIAQAYAEQVEGLLEGGVHILLVETIFDTLNAKAAIFAISEVFERTGRRVPVMISGTIVDQSGRTLSGQSTEAFWHSIKHCPELMSVGLNCALGAAQMRPFIEALSSVATVPTSLYPNAGLPNEMGGYDETPEQMAALVHEYADAGFLNIVGGCCGTTPDHTRAFLAAAEQHEPRTPRKSDGLLHLSGLEPLTFRSDLNFVNIGERTNVTGSRRFARLIKEEAYEEALSVARQQVENGAQLIDVNMDEGMLDSESAMVTFLNLIAAEPDIARVPVVVDSSKWSVIEAGLQCLQGKSVVNSISLKEGEEPFLEQARLAQRYGAAVIVMAFDEKGQAESFDRRVEICTRAFRILTEEVGIPAEDIIFDPNIFAVATGIEEHNRYAIDFIEATRWIKRNLPGAHVSGGVSNISFSFRGNNVVREAMHTAFLYHAIAAGMDMGIVNAGQIEVYDEIDPDLLTCIEDVLFDRRPDATERLVDIAGRFAGSAAVKEQKTAEWRSAPVHERLKHALVKGILDHIEEDTEEARQQSSRALDVIEGPLMDGMNVVGDLFGAGKMFLPQVVKSARVMKKSVAYLIPFIEEEKADSGDTDDRATVLLATVKGDVHDIGKNIVGVVLGCNNYRIIDLGVMVPADRILDEAEKQGADIVGLSGLITPSLDEMVHVAAEMERRGMKKPLLIGGATTSRVHTAVKVDPQYRNPVVHVLDASRSVGVVNYLMGGDQAYLEDLKREYDGVRASYEARSRKLELLGFDDARANRQEPAAYTPVAPSRPGVHTVPVTVTELRPYIDWTPFFQAWEMRGKYPAILQDEKKGAEAQALFADALAMLDRIEQENRLAPRAVFGIWPARRDGDDIVLQSGDAELARLHTLRQQTRKTPGKPNRALADLVNDSGDWMGAFAVTAGHGLETLVREFESAHDDYQSIMAKAIADRLAEACAEWLHERVRKDFWGYATGEELSNEDLIAERFQGIRPAPGYPAQPDHTEKRTLWTLLDAERHTGITLTESLAMAPAASVCGLYFAHPDAAYFNLGPLGRDQVEDYARRKDVPVEEMERWLSPSLAYEPEARVTA, from the coding sequence GTGCTGAACAAGCAGCTCGAAGCCGCCCTCAAACGCCGCATCCTGGTCATGGATGGCGCGATGGGCACGATGATCCAGCGGTACTCCCTGTCGGAAGAGGACTTCCGCGGAACGCTCCTGGCGGACCACCACAAGCCGCTGAAGGGCAACAACGACCTCCTGGCACTTACACGGCCGGACGTGCTGCGCGAGATCCATGACGCCTATCTGGAGGCCGGCGCGGACATCATCGAAACCAACACCTTCAGTGGTACCACGATCGCGCAGGCGGACTACGCGTGTGAGCCCCACGTGCGTGCGATAAACGTCGAGTCGGCGCGCATCGCCTGCGAGGCCGCGGCTGCGTTCAGCACGCCTGAAAAGCCACGCTTTGTGGCCGGTGCGCTAGGGCCGACCAACGTCAGCCTGAGCCTGTCGCCGGATGTCAACGATCCCGGCTATCGTGCAGCGACCTTCTCCCGGATTGCGCAGGCGTACGCGGAGCAGGTGGAAGGCCTGCTGGAAGGCGGCGTGCACATCCTGCTGGTCGAGACCATCTTCGACACGCTGAACGCCAAGGCGGCAATCTTCGCCATCTCCGAAGTGTTTGAACGCACCGGCAGGCGGGTGCCCGTGATGATTTCCGGCACCATCGTGGACCAGAGCGGCCGCACGCTCTCCGGGCAATCCACCGAGGCCTTCTGGCACTCCATCAAGCACTGCCCGGAGCTGATGTCCGTGGGCCTGAACTGTGCCCTCGGCGCGGCCCAGATGCGTCCGTTCATCGAGGCCCTCAGCAGTGTGGCCACCGTGCCCACCAGCCTGTATCCGAATGCCGGACTGCCCAACGAAATGGGTGGCTACGACGAAACGCCGGAGCAGATGGCGGCGCTCGTGCACGAGTACGCAGACGCGGGCTTCCTGAACATCGTCGGCGGGTGCTGTGGCACCACGCCGGACCATACCCGTGCCTTCCTGGCTGCTGCCGAACAGCACGAACCGCGTACGCCCAGGAAATCAGATGGGCTGCTGCATCTCTCCGGCCTGGAGCCGCTGACCTTCCGCAGCGACCTCAACTTCGTCAACATCGGCGAGCGCACGAATGTCACGGGCTCCCGTCGTTTTGCACGGTTGATCAAGGAGGAGGCCTACGAGGAGGCCCTGTCCGTAGCCCGCCAACAGGTCGAGAACGGCGCCCAGCTCATCGACGTGAACATGGACGAGGGCATGCTCGACTCGGAGTCGGCCATGGTCACGTTTCTGAACCTCATTGCGGCTGAGCCCGACATCGCCCGTGTGCCGGTGGTCGTTGACTCCTCGAAGTGGAGCGTCATCGAAGCCGGCCTGCAGTGTCTGCAGGGCAAGAGCGTCGTGAATTCCATCAGTCTCAAGGAGGGGGAGGAGCCCTTTCTGGAGCAGGCGAGGCTGGCCCAGCGGTACGGGGCCGCCGTGATCGTCATGGCTTTCGACGAGAAGGGGCAGGCCGAATCATTCGATCGCCGCGTCGAGATCTGTACGAGGGCGTTCCGCATCCTGACAGAAGAGGTCGGCATCCCGGCCGAAGACATCATCTTCGACCCCAACATTTTTGCGGTCGCCACCGGGATCGAAGAGCACAACCGGTACGCGATCGACTTCATCGAGGCGACGCGCTGGATCAAGCGCAACCTGCCCGGGGCGCATGTCTCGGGTGGGGTGTCCAACATTTCCTTCTCGTTCCGCGGCAACAACGTCGTGCGCGAGGCCATGCACACCGCGTTTCTGTACCACGCAATCGCCGCGGGTATGGACATGGGCATCGTGAATGCGGGCCAGATCGAGGTCTACGACGAGATCGATCCTGACCTGTTGACCTGCATCGAGGACGTGCTGTTTGACCGTCGGCCGGATGCCACGGAACGCCTGGTGGATATCGCGGGCCGATTTGCCGGCTCGGCCGCGGTCAAGGAGCAGAAGACCGCTGAATGGCGCTCTGCGCCTGTACACGAGCGGCTGAAGCATGCACTCGTGAAGGGCATCCTGGACCACATCGAAGAGGACACCGAAGAGGCCCGGCAGCAGAGTTCGCGCGCCCTGGACGTCATCGAAGGCCCGCTCATGGACGGGATGAACGTGGTGGGGGACCTCTTCGGAGCCGGAAAGATGTTTCTGCCCCAGGTCGTCAAGAGCGCCCGGGTGATGAAAAAGTCCGTTGCCTACCTGATTCCCTTCATCGAGGAGGAAAAGGCCGACAGCGGAGACACGGACGATCGCGCCACCGTGCTGCTCGCCACGGTCAAGGGAGACGTGCACGACATCGGCAAGAACATTGTCGGCGTCGTGCTGGGCTGCAACAACTATCGCATCATCGACCTTGGTGTCATGGTGCCTGCAGATCGCATTCTGGACGAGGCGGAGAAGCAGGGTGCCGACATTGTCGGGTTGTCGGGCCTGATCACCCCAAGCCTGGACGAGATGGTGCACGTGGCGGCCGAAATGGAACGCCGCGGCATGAAGAAGCCGCTGCTGATCGGCGGCGCCACCACAAGTCGCGTGCACACGGCAGTCAAGGTTGACCCCCAGTACCGCAATCCGGTGGTGCACGTGCTGGACGCGTCCCGGAGCGTCGGTGTGGTCAACTACCTGATGGGTGGAGACCAGGCGTATCTGGAAGACCTAAAGAGGGAGTACGATGGGGTCCGAGCCTCCTACGAGGCCCGCAGTCGCAAGCTCGAACTGCTCGGCTTCGACGATGCCCGCGCCAACCGCCAGGAGCCCGCTGCCTACACCCCCGTGGCTCCGTCACGCCCCGGGGTGCACACCGTGCCCGTGACGGTGACCGAATTGCGCCCCTACATCGACTGGACACCGTTCTTCCAGGCCTGGGAGATGCGGGGCAAGTACCCGGCCATCCTGCAGGACGAGAAAAAGGGCGCTGAGGCCCAGGCGCTGTTTGCGGACGCGCTGGCCATGCTGGACCGCATCGAACAGGAAAACCGCCTCGCACCGCGGGCCGTATTCGGCATCTGGCCGGCGCGGCGGGACGGGGACGACATTGTGCTCCAGTCCGGGGATGCCGAGTTGGCCAGACTACACACGCTGCGCCAGCAGACCAGAAAGACGCCTGGCAAGCCCAACCGGGCGCTGGCGGACCTGGTTAATGATTCGGGCGATTGGATGGGCGCGTTTGCGGTAACCGCCGGGCACGGCCTGGAAACGCTGGTACGTGAGTTCGAATCGGCTCACGATGACTATCAGAGCATCATGGCGAAGGCTATCGCCGACCGGTTGGCGGAGGCCTGCGCGGAATGGCTGCACGAACGCGTGCGCAAGGACTTCTGGGGGTACGCCACCGGAGAGGAGCTCTCCAACGAGGACCTGATCGCCGAGCGTTTCCAGGGCATCCGGCCGGCGCCGGGCTACCCCGCTCAGCCGGATCACACCGAGAAACGCACGTTGTGGACGCTGCTTGATGCCGAGAGGCACACCGGCATCACGCTTACGGAGTCGCTGGCCATGGCGCCGGCGGCGTCCGTTTGTGGACTGTACTTCGCCCATCCGGACGCGGCGTATTTCAACCTTGGGCCGCTGGGGCGTGACCAGGTGGAGGACTACGCGCGCCGCAAGGATGTCCCGGTCGAGGAGATGGAGCGATGGCTGAGTCCGTCGCTGGCGTACGAGCCGGAGGCGCGGGTCACGGCCTGA
- a CDS encoding biotin transporter BioY, with the protein MNGLTSSRTAAVDVLRADDTATLVQFLSIVGFAVLTALGAQVRIYIWEVPFTLQTLGVYGSGLYLGWRNGMLAQGLYLILGLFLPVYAGDGFGPAYLFGAVSAGYLLGYPLAAFAIGALSRRWNSLTGSALSMIGGSLVLFTLGVTWLHFAAGHATWLESIDKGWLRFVPVDLAKILLISVIYTGTRRLK; encoded by the coding sequence GTGAACGGTCTCACTTCCTCCCGCACCGCTGCTGTTGACGTGCTCCGCGCCGACGACACGGCCACGCTGGTTCAGTTTCTGAGCATTGTCGGGTTTGCCGTGCTGACGGCGCTCGGCGCGCAGGTCCGCATATACATCTGGGAAGTGCCCTTCACGCTGCAGACCCTCGGCGTCTACGGTTCGGGGCTCTACCTCGGCTGGCGCAACGGCATGCTTGCGCAGGGGCTGTACCTGATACTTGGATTGTTTCTCCCGGTCTACGCGGGCGACGGCTTTGGCCCGGCCTACCTGTTCGGGGCCGTCTCGGCGGGCTACCTGCTTGGGTATCCGCTGGCAGCGTTTGCCATTGGTGCACTGTCCCGTCGCTGGAATTCGCTGACCGGAAGTGCGCTTTCGATGATTGGCGGCTCGCTGGTACTCTTTACGCTGGGCGTCACCTGGTTGCACTTCGCGGCCGGACACGCTACCTGGCTGGAGTCCATCGACAAGGGTTGGCTGCGATTCGTGCCCGTGGATCTGGCCAAGATCCTGCTGATCTCGGTCATCTACACCGGCACCCGGCGTCTGAAGTAG
- a CDS encoding tetratricopeptide repeat protein, with translation MGFVRPMGMRYLSLILLLLAGSATAQSWNGPYGSILDDPDTFAQGGRALQHLYDMNPAAARATIDSLKAAHPRHPIGPYLEGLTVWWEILPVLSVEDHSRDDEFFDAMNRTVRAAERLPRHLEMDKVFFKAAALGFRGRHLSNRYEWLRAARDGKEALDLVFDVSDRDPANPDFQFGMGVYWYFAEAIPEEYPVVKPVMYFFPDGDREKGLAELHRVAQTATFVGTEAAYFLLQIYMQYEPDFERSRDMVGLLRQRHPANAFFHTLEGRVLTRFGRHHSASEIYQEFLDLHAEGVHGYTDGLAHSVLYYLGRSHMSAGDLPAAVATFDDLETLAAGNEHSVYRAMGRLRAGMALDRLGRRQPALAAYRTVLSLPEVGDSHDQAKRYLKKPFGS, from the coding sequence ATGGGATTCGTACGCCCGATGGGCATGCGATATCTGTCTCTCATTCTGCTTCTTCTTGCCGGCTCGGCCACGGCCCAGTCCTGGAACGGTCCGTATGGTTCGATTCTGGACGATCCCGATACGTTCGCGCAGGGCGGCCGGGCACTGCAGCACCTGTATGACATGAACCCCGCGGCCGCGAGGGCGACGATCGATTCGCTCAAGGCCGCGCACCCAAGGCACCCGATCGGGCCTTACCTGGAGGGTCTCACGGTCTGGTGGGAGATCCTGCCGGTGCTTTCGGTTGAGGACCACTCACGCGACGACGAGTTCTTCGATGCCATGAACCGCACGGTGCGTGCTGCAGAGCGGCTGCCCAGGCATCTGGAGATGGACAAGGTCTTCTTCAAGGCGGCTGCGCTCGGATTCAGGGGTCGGCATCTGTCCAACCGCTATGAATGGCTGCGAGCGGCCCGTGACGGCAAGGAGGCGCTCGACCTGGTCTTCGACGTGTCGGACCGCGATCCCGCCAATCCGGATTTCCAGTTCGGTATGGGTGTCTATTGGTACTTCGCGGAGGCCATTCCCGAGGAGTACCCGGTGGTCAAGCCAGTCATGTATTTCTTCCCGGACGGGGATCGGGAGAAGGGACTGGCCGAACTGCACCGCGTGGCGCAAACGGCCACGTTCGTCGGTACCGAAGCGGCGTACTTCCTCCTGCAGATCTACATGCAGTATGAGCCCGACTTTGAGCGATCCCGGGACATGGTCGGCTTGTTGCGCCAGAGACACCCGGCAAACGCCTTTTTCCACACGCTTGAAGGGCGAGTATTGACTCGCTTCGGACGGCACCACAGTGCCTCCGAGATCTATCAGGAGTTTCTGGATCTGCACGCCGAGGGTGTGCACGGCTACACGGACGGCCTGGCCCACAGCGTGCTCTATTACCTGGGCCGCAGCCATATGTCCGCCGGGGATCTGCCCGCTGCCGTGGCCACCTTCGACGACCTGGAGACTCTGGCGGCCGGCAACGAGCACTCGGTCTACCGGGCCATGGGCCGCCTGAGGGCCGGCATGGCGCTCGACAGGCTTGGCCGCCGGCAGCCCGCGCTGGCCGCCTACCGCACCGTGCTGTCGCTCCCGGAAGTCGGGGACTCGCACGATCAGGCCAAGCGCTACCTTAAGAAGCCATTCGGATCCTGA